A single genomic interval of Saccharospirillum mangrovi harbors:
- a CDS encoding nuclear transport factor 2 family protein — protein MTLIERVQALYNDLGPNNVSRDRLSELYDDDVVFIDPMHRIEGLDALAHYFAGLYQNLTDIEFRYLSHWANDHEAVLRWEMTYRHPKIAKGRAITLPGVTFLQFDDRIRRHQDYFDSNQMLFDHLPIIGPVLGWLKSRLNSD, from the coding sequence ATGACCCTCATTGAACGCGTTCAAGCGCTTTACAACGATTTGGGACCGAACAACGTCAGCCGCGATCGGCTGAGCGAGCTGTACGACGACGATGTCGTGTTTATCGACCCGATGCATCGCATCGAAGGGCTCGATGCACTGGCGCACTATTTTGCCGGGCTTTACCAAAATCTCACCGATATCGAGTTTCGTTATTTAAGCCATTGGGCAAACGACCACGAAGCCGTGCTGCGCTGGGAGATGACTTATCGCCATCCGAAAATTGCCAAAGGTCGCGCCATTACATTACCGGGCGTGACGTTTTTGCAATTCGATGATCGCATTCGACGCCACCAGGATTATTTCGACAGCAACCAGATGCTGTTTGACCACTTACCGATCATCGGCCCTGTTTTGGGTTGGCTGAAAAGCCGGCTGAATTCCGATTAA
- a CDS encoding NAD(P)/FAD-dependent oxidoreductase: MTQRIAIIGSGIAGLTTARLLHSQFDIELYEQSELLGGHTHTQDVELDGKIYPVNTGFIVYNDWVYHNFNRLMAPLDVAREATEMSFSVRDDKAGLEYNGHNLDTLFAQRRNLFRPAFLGMLRDIIRFNKRSLADLDSGRLKPELTLGEYFRQGGYGKAFIRHYIVPMGAAIWSSGEADMEQFPALFFVRFFKNHGLLSIRHRPQWYVIQGGSRAYIDPLIAPFKDRVHTGHGVTRVERDDQGVSLHFFNGHQERFDQVVFACHSDQALALLANPTDNERRILGALPYRSNEVVLHTDTRLLPRNRKAWAAWNYHLPASPDEAVGLTYNMNILQNFRDAPETFCVTLNRTDRIAPEKIINQFNYAHPVFTQAGIEAQQQYHRIGNRHRSHFCGAYWFNGFHEDGVNSALRVASDLGVEPWQ, encoded by the coding sequence ATGACTCAACGCATCGCCATCATCGGCAGTGGCATCGCCGGTCTGACCACCGCACGATTGCTGCACTCACAGTTCGACATCGAACTGTATGAACAGAGCGAATTACTCGGCGGCCACACCCACACGCAAGACGTCGAGTTGGATGGAAAAATCTATCCGGTCAACACTGGTTTTATCGTTTACAACGATTGGGTGTATCACAACTTCAACCGACTGATGGCGCCACTCGATGTCGCCCGCGAAGCCACGGAAATGAGCTTCAGTGTGCGCGACGACAAAGCCGGCCTGGAATACAACGGCCACAACCTGGACACCTTATTTGCCCAACGCCGTAACCTTTTTCGGCCAGCGTTTCTCGGTATGTTGCGTGACATTATCCGGTTCAATAAACGCAGTCTGGCCGACCTGGATTCGGGTCGCTTAAAACCGGAATTAACGCTGGGCGAATACTTTCGCCAAGGTGGTTACGGCAAGGCTTTTATTCGCCACTACATTGTGCCAATGGGCGCGGCAATCTGGTCGTCCGGTGAAGCGGATATGGAACAATTCCCGGCGCTGTTTTTTGTGCGATTTTTTAAAAATCATGGCTTGTTGTCGATCAGGCATCGGCCACAGTGGTATGTCATCCAGGGCGGTTCGCGCGCCTACATCGATCCGTTAATTGCACCGTTCAAAGATCGCGTGCATACCGGGCATGGCGTGACCCGAGTCGAGCGTGACGACCAGGGCGTCAGTCTGCACTTTTTCAACGGCCATCAGGAACGTTTTGATCAGGTGGTGTTTGCCTGTCATTCTGACCAGGCGCTGGCGTTGCTGGCGAATCCGACGGACAACGAGCGAAGAATTCTCGGCGCCCTGCCATACCGTTCGAACGAGGTTGTGTTGCACACCGACACCCGTTTGTTGCCGCGTAATAGAAAAGCCTGGGCGGCCTGGAATTACCATTTACCGGCGTCGCCGGACGAAGCCGTCGGCCTCACCTACAACATGAATATTCTGCAGAATTTCCGCGACGCGCCGGAAACCTTTTGCGTCACGCTGAACCGTACTGATCGCATTGCACCGGAAAAAATCATTAACCAATTTAACTATGCCCATCCGGTGTTTACCCAAGCCGGCATCGAAGCGCAACAGCAATACCACCGCATTGGCAACCGCCATCGCAGCCATTTCTGCGGGGCTTATTGGTTCAACGGTTTTCACGAAGACGGCGTCAACAGCGCCTTGCGGGTAGCGAGCGATTTGGGCGTGGAGCCATGGCAATGA
- a CDS encoding putative bifunctional diguanylate cyclase/phosphodiesterase: protein MSSAVFKSTLLQHLSFRLARIGVILALVVSLVTSGFQVFLDYRDEQSSLNNSIERVMNASRFAASRAVHTLDYNLAAEVVDGMFVYDFVNAVAIVDELGNPLAQRSADRSNRRSHWYEPFIGNPTRQLETRLETDAMGSDVYGVLRMDLDMVLAYESFVDRALSTLVLGVAKNFVLILLFLVLFYRLVTHPVNQLSTSLDAIDPKNPAGRRLPVPKGHEDDEIGHLTTNINLHLNSVEQLIRDNSVARHEVEESYDNMRRLIDNLPHMIYVKDASGHLVLVNKAYARAFQQSVEQLTGQHQSALLNFYEDKSRDLLQEADAKVLTEQHSLFIPEFEWVDPAGNYTALELRILPLEFRGEPAILSVGVDITERKRNQARMQHMAYHDPLTDLPNRHLFLDRLDQSLRRASRSNLLGALIFIDLDNFKDINDSLGHGAGDSVLRQAAVRLSEVVREEDTVARLGGDEFVVCLADLGTQTEEVSLLAGHRAEALRSVLATPFLVNGNRLTVTASLGIALFPDGEISASDLLRNADTAMYQAKSRGKDTAILFEQAMAEATVFRLTMENDLRRALNNDEFFLTFQPQVDSSNDRIIGAEVLMRWQHPERGVVSPVEFIPVLESMGLIVRVGEWALRTACAILRDWMDRGLWTRDQVMGINISPQQFSQPEFFDQVRDAIDASGIPPQCIDLEITEGMVIHEVEETIVRMHQIRDYGVTFSIDDFGTGYSSLSYLKRLPLDVLKVDQSFVRDINTDTNDAAIVETILAMARHLNLQTIAEGVETSDQLNFLESKGCSRYQGYLFSPPLRQDEFEQLLHRQHNLSEIL from the coding sequence ATGTCTTCAGCGGTATTCAAATCGACGCTTTTACAACATCTGTCTTTTCGGCTGGCGCGTATAGGCGTCATCCTGGCGTTGGTGGTCAGCCTGGTCACCTCCGGATTTCAGGTATTTCTCGATTACCGCGACGAACAAAGTTCACTGAACAATTCCATTGAACGGGTGATGAACGCCTCCCGTTTTGCCGCCTCGCGCGCGGTGCACACCCTGGATTACAACCTGGCCGCTGAAGTGGTCGACGGCATGTTCGTCTACGACTTCGTGAACGCCGTTGCCATTGTCGACGAGTTGGGCAATCCGCTGGCGCAACGCAGTGCCGACCGGTCTAATCGTCGCTCGCACTGGTACGAACCTTTTATTGGCAATCCGACGCGGCAATTGGAAACCCGACTGGAAACCGATGCCATGGGCAGCGATGTCTACGGCGTACTGCGCATGGATCTCGACATGGTGCTGGCTTACGAAAGTTTCGTAGACCGGGCGCTGTCGACGCTGGTACTGGGCGTTGCCAAAAACTTCGTGCTGATTCTGCTGTTCCTGGTGCTGTTTTATCGTCTGGTGACGCACCCGGTGAATCAACTGTCGACATCGCTCGACGCCATTGATCCGAAAAACCCAGCCGGTCGGCGCTTGCCGGTGCCCAAAGGGCACGAAGACGACGAAATCGGCCATCTGACCACCAACATCAACCTGCATTTAAACAGCGTCGAACAGCTGATTCGCGACAACAGCGTGGCGCGCCACGAAGTCGAAGAATCCTACGACAACATGCGCCGGCTGATCGACAACCTGCCGCACATGATTTACGTGAAAGACGCCAGCGGCCATCTGGTGTTGGTCAACAAAGCCTACGCCCGGGCGTTCCAGCAAAGTGTCGAACAATTAACCGGACAGCATCAGTCGGCGCTGTTGAATTTCTACGAAGACAAATCGCGAGACTTATTGCAGGAAGCCGATGCCAAAGTGCTGACAGAACAGCACAGCCTGTTTATTCCCGAATTCGAATGGGTCGATCCGGCCGGGAATTACACCGCGCTTGAGCTGCGTATTTTGCCGCTCGAATTCCGCGGTGAGCCGGCCATTTTGTCGGTCGGCGTCGACATCACCGAACGCAAGCGCAACCAGGCGCGCATGCAGCACATGGCGTATCACGATCCGCTGACCGACCTGCCCAACCGCCATCTGTTTCTGGACCGACTCGATCAATCGCTGCGCCGAGCCAGCCGCTCCAATCTGTTGGGCGCACTGATTTTTATCGACCTCGATAACTTCAAAGACATCAACGATTCGCTCGGCCACGGTGCCGGTGACAGCGTACTGCGGCAAGCGGCGGTGCGGCTGTCTGAAGTCGTGCGCGAAGAAGACACCGTGGCCCGTTTGGGCGGCGACGAATTTGTCGTCTGTCTGGCCGATCTGGGCACTCAGACCGAGGAAGTCAGTTTATTGGCCGGCCATCGCGCCGAAGCGTTACGGTCGGTTCTGGCGACGCCGTTTTTGGTCAACGGCAATCGATTAACGGTGACGGCGAGTCTTGGCATCGCGCTCTTCCCCGATGGCGAGATCAGCGCTTCCGATCTGTTACGCAACGCTGACACCGCCATGTATCAGGCCAAGTCGCGCGGCAAAGACACCGCCATCTTGTTCGAACAGGCCATGGCCGAAGCCACGGTGTTTCGTCTGACCATGGAGAACGATCTGCGCCGTGCTCTGAACAACGACGAGTTCTTCCTGACCTTCCAGCCGCAAGTCGATTCCAGTAACGACCGCATCATTGGCGCCGAGGTGTTGATGCGTTGGCAGCACCCGGAACGCGGTGTGGTGTCGCCGGTAGAATTCATCCCGGTGCTGGAAAGCATGGGCTTGATTGTTCGGGTCGGTGAGTGGGCACTGCGCACCGCCTGCGCCATTTTGCGCGACTGGATGGACCGTGGTTTGTGGACGCGCGATCAGGTGATGGGCATCAACATCAGCCCGCAACAATTCAGTCAGCCGGAATTTTTTGATCAGGTGCGCGACGCCATCGACGCCAGTGGCATTCCACCGCAATGCATCGATCTGGAAATCACCGAAGGCATGGTGATTCACGAAGTCGAAGAAACCATCGTGCGCATGCACCAGATTCGCGATTACGGCGTCACTTTTTCCATCGACGATTTCGGTACCGGCTATTCCAGCCTGTCGTATCTGAAACGTTTGCCGCTGGATGTGCTGAAAGTCGATCAGTCGTTCGTACGCGACATTAATACCGACACCAACGACGCTGCCATCGTAGAAACCATTCTGGCGATGGCTCGCCACCTGAATCTGCAGACCATTGCCGAAGGCGTCGAAACCAGCGACCAGTTGAATTTTCTCGAATCCAAAGGTTGCTCACGCTATCAAGGCTATCTATTCTCGCCGCCGCTGCGCCAGGATGAGTTCGAGCAACTGCTGCATCGCCAACACAACCTGAGCGAAATTCTGTAA
- a CDS encoding YbgA family protein yields the protein MNRLTLAVSSCLLGDSVRYNGGHKLHRWLTNTLGQYADFRPFCPEVGIGLGIPREPIRLIQTDTGTRAVNTTNAAVDHTEALQHYAQSILPQLDDIDGYVVMQGSPSCGMERVKLYNGHAIPEKNGVGIHTQTVLQHRPGLPVEESGRLSDAALAENFVQRLYVHNQWRTQQPWQSAKALIDFHSRQKYLLMMHDYNRYKSLGRLLADLSDRESLAELGQRYFIELMDALKKIPKRGQRVNVLQHLLGYFKQQLSDKEKASLRHSIEQYQNAIVPFIVPIALLKHYVFLHGDAFPYLVQQSVLDPYPESLGLRNPI from the coding sequence ATGAACCGACTGACCCTGGCCGTCAGCAGTTGCCTGCTCGGCGACAGCGTACGCTACAACGGCGGCCACAAGCTGCACCGCTGGTTGACCAATACCCTGGGCCAATACGCCGACTTTCGCCCGTTCTGCCCGGAAGTGGGTATTGGTCTGGGCATCCCGCGTGAACCCATTCGCCTGATTCAAACCGATACCGGCACCCGCGCCGTCAACACCACCAACGCCGCTGTTGACCACACCGAAGCGTTGCAACACTACGCGCAATCCATCCTGCCGCAGTTGGACGACATTGACGGCTACGTGGTGATGCAAGGCTCGCCGTCGTGCGGCATGGAACGCGTCAAGTTGTACAACGGACACGCCATTCCGGAAAAAAATGGCGTCGGCATTCACACCCAGACGGTTCTGCAACACCGCCCCGGTTTGCCGGTAGAAGAAAGCGGCCGACTAAGTGACGCCGCTCTGGCCGAAAACTTCGTACAGCGGTTGTACGTTCACAACCAATGGCGCACTCAACAACCCTGGCAATCGGCCAAGGCACTCATCGATTTTCATTCCCGGCAAAAATATTTACTGATGATGCACGACTACAACCGCTACAAATCGCTGGGCCGACTGCTAGCCGATTTAAGCGACCGGGAAAGCCTCGCCGAACTGGGTCAGCGGTATTTTATTGAACTGATGGACGCGCTGAAAAAAATCCCCAAACGCGGCCAACGCGTCAACGTGTTGCAACACTTACTCGGCTATTTCAAACAGCAATTATCCGACAAAGAAAAAGCATCATTGCGACACAGCATTGAGCAATATCAGAACGCCATCGTGCCGTTTATTGTGCCCATCGCGCTGCTAAAGCATTACGTCTTCCTGCACGGCGATGCCTTTCCCTATCTGGTGCAACAAAGCGTCCTCGATCCCTATCCGGAATCTTTGGGGTTGCGCAATCCGATTTAA
- a CDS encoding DUF1365 domain-containing protein, which yields MNSRLYEGWVRHRRYAPKAHRLNYPLFMLYLDLDEIDAVFAQSRFWSRETFNWASFRRADYFAPERGDLKAAVIDRICELSHLKPQHIHSVRMLTHLRYLGIAFNPVTFYYAFDEHNTLLAIMPEVTNTPWGERHQYVLTAQAGAGAHEPQRQHRHYREYHLDKAFHVSPFLPMEMKYRWVFGTPEQTLRVHLENYRQGERQFDATLVLEAKDISSAHLNRALIRFPWMTVKVVTGIYWHALRLWLKGIRFYPHPRKDKKETSA from the coding sequence ATGAACAGTCGGTTGTACGAGGGCTGGGTACGGCATCGGCGCTACGCGCCCAAAGCGCATCGGCTGAACTATCCGCTGTTTATGCTTTATCTCGATCTGGATGAAATCGACGCTGTGTTTGCGCAATCGCGTTTTTGGTCGCGTGAAACCTTCAACTGGGCCAGCTTTCGCCGCGCCGATTATTTCGCGCCGGAAAGAGGAGATTTAAAAGCGGCCGTCATTGATCGCATTTGCGAACTCAGCCATTTAAAACCGCAGCATATTCACTCCGTTCGCATGCTGACGCATCTGCGTTATCTCGGCATTGCCTTCAATCCGGTGACCTTTTATTACGCTTTCGATGAACACAATACCCTGCTCGCCATCATGCCCGAAGTGACCAACACGCCCTGGGGTGAACGCCATCAATACGTGCTGACAGCGCAAGCCGGCGCTGGCGCCCACGAACCGCAGCGGCAACATCGCCATTACCGCGAATACCATCTGGACAAGGCGTTTCATGTGTCGCCGTTTTTACCGATGGAAATGAAATATCGCTGGGTGTTCGGCACGCCGGAACAGACGCTGCGCGTGCACCTGGAAAATTACCGTCAGGGCGAACGACAGTTCGACGCCACCCTGGTGTTAGAGGCAAAAGACATCAGCAGCGCTCATTTGAACCGGGCGCTCATCCGTTTCCCCTGGATGACCGTAAAAGTCGTGACCGGCATTTACTGGCACGCCTTACGACTCTGGTTAAAAGGCATTCGCTTCTACCCGCATCCGCGCAAGGACAAGAAGGAAACATCGGCATGA
- the queE gene encoding 7-carboxy-7-deazaguanine synthase has product MTFSVKEMFYTLQGEGAQAGRPAVFCRFTGCNLWSGREQDRSTAVCTFCDTDFLGTNGPGGGRFADAKALCDAISALWPNPNAGRPYVVFTGGEPSLQLTEDLIDQLHQAGFECAIETNGTRPLPANLDWVCVSPKGRSEVIVKRCDELKLVYPQAEAMPERFDQIDAQYRFLSPLNPWDAAQIAPATQSSTRAAIDYCLAHPQWRLTVQMHKVVNIA; this is encoded by the coding sequence GTGACTTTCAGCGTTAAGGAAATGTTTTACACCCTCCAGGGCGAAGGCGCTCAGGCCGGTCGGCCGGCGGTGTTTTGTCGCTTCACCGGCTGTAATTTGTGGTCCGGGCGCGAGCAAGACCGATCTACGGCCGTTTGCACCTTTTGTGATACCGATTTTCTTGGCACTAATGGCCCCGGTGGCGGCCGCTTCGCCGATGCCAAGGCGCTTTGCGACGCCATTTCAGCACTCTGGCCCAACCCGAATGCTGGCCGTCCGTATGTCGTTTTCACCGGCGGTGAACCCAGCCTGCAACTGACCGAGGACTTGATCGACCAACTGCATCAAGCGGGCTTTGAATGCGCCATCGAAACCAACGGAACCCGGCCGTTACCGGCCAATCTCGACTGGGTATGCGTCAGCCCCAAAGGTCGTAGTGAAGTCATCGTTAAACGCTGCGATGAACTCAAACTGGTGTATCCGCAAGCCGAAGCGATGCCGGAACGGTTTGACCAAATCGACGCCCAATATCGCTTTCTCAGCCCGCTAAACCCCTGGGATGCTGCGCAAATTGCACCCGCAACTCAGTCGTCAACCCGCGCCGCTATCGACTATTGTCTAGCCCACCCGCAATGGCGCCTGACGGTGCAGATGCACAAGGTCGTCAACATCGCCTGA
- a CDS encoding cryptochrome/photolyase family protein has product MTATHLVWFRNDLRTHDNAALSHACSLAQNGDRVLAVFLWTPEQWDQHDYGTPRRFAWVDALKTLEHRLAALGIEFSLLESSDWQHGVDDLMALAKAVNARSLSLHREFGWDEVQRDQYALACAQNAGIDRHVFEDRVTWDPSQILTGQGEMYRVVTPYKKAWLRQLADVSLSTPLPEPKAIGPAIQTRVHYPKVQSLAQVELPLNETAALIQLDRFIDLTVTDYQTQRDFPSVDGTSKLSAALANGAVSLRQCFSAVLQHPKRDHPGLQTWLSELIWREFYHYLLYWRPELAKHQPFYSRWDAFPWRNDKARLDAWQNGQTGVPIVDAGMRQLAHTGWMHNRVRMIVAMYLVKILQVDWRLGERWFARSLLDIDFASNNGGWQWCAATGVDAAPYFRIFNPVTQSQRFDPEGNYIRRWLPELSALDNRQIHSPDAVPGYSKPLIDYQQARAETLALFKAL; this is encoded by the coding sequence GTGACTGCAACACATCTGGTCTGGTTCCGAAACGATCTGCGCACGCACGACAATGCGGCGCTGAGCCACGCTTGTTCACTTGCGCAGAACGGCGATCGGGTATTGGCGGTCTTTTTATGGACACCGGAACAGTGGGATCAACACGACTACGGCACGCCACGCCGCTTCGCCTGGGTCGATGCACTCAAGACGTTGGAGCACCGGCTGGCCGCGCTGGGCATTGAATTTTCACTGCTTGAATCAAGCGACTGGCAGCACGGCGTTGACGACTTGATGGCACTGGCTAAGGCCGTTAACGCGCGCTCACTCAGCCTGCATCGTGAGTTCGGCTGGGACGAAGTTCAACGCGATCAATACGCCCTGGCCTGCGCCCAAAACGCTGGCATCGATCGCCACGTTTTTGAAGACAGAGTGACCTGGGATCCAAGCCAAATCCTGACCGGCCAAGGCGAAATGTATCGGGTGGTCACTCCCTATAAAAAAGCCTGGTTACGGCAATTGGCGGACGTAAGTCTGTCAACTCCATTGCCCGAGCCCAAAGCGATAGGCCCGGCCATTCAAACTCGCGTTCACTACCCGAAAGTGCAATCGCTGGCACAGGTTGAACTGCCCTTGAATGAGACGGCAGCCCTGATTCAGTTGGATCGATTCATTGATCTAACAGTGACGGACTATCAAACCCAGCGCGATTTTCCGTCCGTAGACGGCACCTCAAAATTATCGGCGGCGTTAGCCAACGGCGCTGTCAGTTTGCGCCAGTGTTTCAGCGCCGTTTTGCAGCATCCGAAACGCGATCATCCGGGATTGCAGACCTGGCTGTCGGAATTAATCTGGCGGGAGTTCTATCATTATTTGCTGTATTGGCGTCCGGAACTCGCCAAGCACCAACCGTTCTATTCACGCTGGGACGCTTTCCCCTGGCGCAACGACAAAGCGCGCCTCGACGCCTGGCAGAACGGCCAGACCGGTGTCCCCATCGTCGATGCAGGCATGCGGCAACTGGCGCACACCGGTTGGATGCACAATCGAGTGCGCATGATCGTCGCCATGTATCTGGTGAAAATTCTGCAAGTCGATTGGCGCCTGGGCGAACGCTGGTTTGCGCGCTCGCTGCTCGACATTGACTTCGCCAGCAACAACGGTGGCTGGCAATGGTGCGCGGCGACAGGCGTCGATGCCGCACCGTATTTTCGCATCTTTAATCCGGTCACTCAGTCACAACGTTTTGACCCCGAAGGCAATTACATCCGCCGTTGGTTACCGGAATTATCAGCGCTCGATAATCGCCAAATTCATTCGCCCGATGCCGTGCCCGGTTATTCAAAACCGTTGATCGATTACCAGCAGGCTCGCGCGGAAACTCTGGCGTTATTTAAGGCGCTTTAA
- a CDS encoding DUF2878 domain-containing protein: protein MGNALNRTVAWRLFNYAGFQAGWLILVLTRSPWSLLWALVFVACHWRWLASAAEWRRVIPIMVFGGAIDALWQASPWVEFYGAGWPLPLWLIGLWLMFPLTLNHSLAWLADRPILQIFGGIVGAGGSYLGGATLGAAQLSGPAWYLLPLSWGLWLPLFYRWMSVTTSNSRGNRL, encoded by the coding sequence ATGGGTAACGCCCTGAACCGTACTGTCGCCTGGCGATTGTTCAATTACGCTGGCTTTCAGGCGGGCTGGTTAATATTGGTGCTGACGCGTTCACCCTGGTCGTTGCTGTGGGCGTTGGTGTTTGTCGCGTGTCACTGGCGCTGGCTGGCGAGCGCTGCCGAATGGCGCCGCGTCATTCCCATCATGGTGTTTGGCGGCGCGATAGACGCCTTATGGCAAGCGTCACCCTGGGTCGAATTTTACGGTGCTGGCTGGCCGTTGCCGCTTTGGCTGATCGGGTTATGGCTGATGTTCCCACTGACGCTGAACCATTCGCTGGCCTGGCTGGCTGACCGACCAATATTGCAAATATTCGGTGGCATCGTTGGCGCTGGCGGCAGTTATTTGGGCGGTGCGACACTGGGTGCTGCACAGTTGTCGGGGCCAGCCTGGTATTTATTGCCGCTCAGTTGGGGGCTTTGGCTGCCTCTGTTTTATCGTTGGATGTCGGTGACGACATCAAATTCGCGAGGCAATCGTTTATGA
- a CDS encoding SAM-dependent methyltransferase, with protein sequence MTIASTHSTTRSNTLSRRLLFNALRQFTRGSLTLDDADGQTVFGRLDSAGPHASVRVHNPRVYREMLTGGDLAAAECYVAGFWDSPDLTAVVRVFAANLDTTSGLNRVIGQFTKPLLRLAHWLNRNDRAGSRRNIRAHYDLGNDLFETFLDPSMMYSSAFYPTVDTSLEDAQRFRLDRICQKLALTPDDHLLEIGTGWGSMALHAAQHYGCKVTTTTISDEQYNYTAERIKAAGLSDRITLLKQDYRDLKGTYSKLVSIEMIEAVGHDFLPSYFRTLTQRLDDQGVALLQCITLPDQRYDRYRSSVDFIRKYIFPGGHLPSLSVLQDNLKRHTDLQTLHVEDMTEHYALTLKEWQRRFVQASAQLTALGYDDAFQRLWRYYFAYCEGGFAERAINTHQIMFAKAGHRRLWVTP encoded by the coding sequence ATGACCATCGCTTCCACGCATTCGACGACGCGCTCCAACACCCTCAGCCGACGTTTGTTGTTCAATGCCCTGCGACAATTCACTCGGGGTTCGTTGACGCTGGACGACGCCGACGGTCAAACCGTTTTCGGCCGCCTGGACAGCGCCGGCCCGCACGCCAGCGTGCGCGTGCACAACCCTCGGGTGTATCGCGAAATGCTCACCGGTGGCGATTTGGCGGCGGCCGAATGTTACGTCGCAGGCTTTTGGGACAGCCCGGATTTAACCGCTGTGGTGCGCGTTTTTGCCGCCAATCTGGATACTACTTCGGGGCTGAATCGCGTTATCGGTCAATTCACCAAACCACTGCTGCGCCTGGCGCACTGGCTCAATCGCAACGACCGCGCCGGCTCGCGTCGCAATATCCGCGCGCACTACGATTTGGGCAACGATTTGTTCGAGACATTTCTCGATCCGTCGATGATGTATTCGAGCGCCTTTTACCCAACCGTCGATACCAGTCTGGAAGACGCCCAGCGGTTTCGGCTCGATCGCATTTGCCAGAAACTGGCGTTGACGCCCGACGATCATTTGCTGGAAATCGGCACCGGCTGGGGCAGTATGGCGCTGCACGCTGCCCAACATTACGGCTGTAAAGTCACCACCACGACCATTTCTGACGAGCAATACAACTACACCGCCGAGCGCATTAAGGCGGCCGGCCTGAGCGACCGCATAACCTTATTGAAACAAGACTATCGCGACCTTAAAGGCACCTATTCCAAGCTGGTGTCGATTGAAATGATTGAAGCTGTCGGCCACGATTTTCTGCCCAGTTATTTCCGCACCCTGACGCAACGACTGGACGACCAGGGCGTGGCGCTGTTGCAATGCATTACCCTGCCCGACCAGCGTTACGACCGCTATCGCAGCAGCGTCGACTTTATCCGCAAATACATTTTCCCCGGCGGCCATTTGCCATCGCTGTCGGTGTTGCAGGACAACCTGAAACGCCACACCGATTTGCAAACACTGCACGTCGAAGACATGACCGAACACTACGCCCTGACATTGAAGGAATGGCAGCGGCGTTTTGTTCAAGCCAGCGCGCAATTAACAGCGCTCGGCTACGACGATGCCTTTCAGCGGCTGTGGCGTTATTACTTCGCGTATTGCGAAGGCGGCTTTGCCGAGCGCGCCATCAATACGCATCAGATCATGTTCGCCAAAGCCGGGCATCGCCGCTTATGGGTAACGCCCTGA